A region of Haliotis asinina isolate JCU_RB_2024 chromosome 9, JCU_Hal_asi_v2, whole genome shotgun sequence DNA encodes the following proteins:
- the LOC137296763 gene encoding gelsolin-like protein 2 has protein sequence MSGLIKAKKYDWKDTNLALFGSDLEKNVKKESAEAEAAWQGCGKSVGLKIWRIVKFEVKSWPEADYGKFYDGDSYIILNTYKEADSEELLYDVHFWIGQHSTQDEYGTAAYKTVELDTFLNDAPIQHREVQGHESSLFKSYFKTITVMRGGAETGFRHVKPEEYTPRLLHFSGTRRNVEVREVPLCKSRVNSDDVFILDLGTKIFQFNGSKSSKDERFKAMQFCQELESERNGRAKAEVIEDESTDQSHEFYKALTGEDDTDGPYTAADPSKELYRLSDASGTIQFKLEKKGDISKSDLDSKDVFILDTKVDLFVWIGQDTSQNEKKRAVEFAHNYLKSTDHPFISVTAIRESQTSASFNTAIAA, from the exons ATGTCAG GTTTGATCAAGGCAAAGAAGTATGACTGGAAGGACACCAACTTGGCTCTGTTTGGATCTGACCTGGAGAAGAATGTCAAGA AGGAATCTGCAGAGGCAGAGGCAGCATGGCAAGGGTGTGGCAAGTCTGTAGGCTTGAAGATATGGaggattgtg AAGTTTGAAGTGAAGAGCTGGCCTGAGGCTGACTATGGCAAGTTTTACGATGGAGATTCATACATTATCTTGAAT ACGTACAAGGAGGCTGACTCCGAGGAGCTGCTGTATGATGTCCACTTTTGGATCGGCCAACACAGCACTCAG GATGAGTATGGTACCGCTGCCTACAAGACTGTGGAGTTGGACACGTTTCTGAACGATGCCCCAATCCAGCACAGGGAAGTACAGGGTCATGAGTCAAGTCTCTTCAAGAGCTACTTCAAGACCATCAC TGTGATGCGAGGTGGTGCCGAGACAGGATTCCGGCATGTGAAGCCAGAGGAATACACACCGCGTCTCCTCCATTTCTCAGGCACCAGACGCAATGTGGAGGTCAGGGAG GTTCCCTTGTGCAAGTCAAGGGTGAATTCAGATGACGTGTTCATCCTTGATCTTGGAACTAAGATTTTCCAATTCAATGGCAGTAAGAGCAGCAAGGATGAAAGATTCAAG GCAATGCAGTTCTGTCAGGAGCTGGAATCAGAGAGGAATGGTCGTGCTAAGGCTGAAGTCATCGAGGATGAGTCCACAGACCAGTCG CATGAGTTCTACAAGGCTCTGACTGGTGAGGATGATACTGATGGACCATACACTGCAGCAGATCCTTCCAAGGAACTTTATAG ATTGTCTGATGCTAGTGGCACCATCCAGTTCAAGctggagaagaaaggagacatCAGTAAGTCTGATCTGGACAGCAAG GATGTTTTTATTCTGGACACAAAAGTGGACCTGTTTGTGTGGATTGGTCAGGACACGTCACAAAATGAGAAGAAGAGGGCTGTGGAGTTTGCTCAT AACTATCTCAAGTCCACTGACCATCCTTTCATCTCTGTGACTGCCATTCGTGAAAGTCAGACATCGGCTAGTTTCAACACCGCAATTGCTGCCTGA